A single genomic interval of Lactococcus sp. S-13 harbors:
- a CDS encoding Asp23/Gls24 family envelope stress response protein: MVQENMKPFGTMAETQTNPSDKTTPAPAHEINGELTYEDKGVQKIVGYALENVDGLLAVEGGFFSNLTSKLVNTDNVTSGVDVEVGKTQVAVDLKVITEYGKNVPDIYEKIKAVILKEVANMTDLDVVEVNVTVTDIKTKAEQEDDEVTVQDRVVGAGQSTGKFTSKQVDKVDDMTPEKGRVD, encoded by the coding sequence ATGGTACAAGAAAATATGAAACCTTTTGGCACAATGGCAGAAACACAAACTAACCCTTCTGATAAGACAACACCTGCACCTGCCCATGAAATTAATGGTGAATTGACTTATGAAGATAAAGGGGTTCAAAAAATCGTAGGGTATGCTTTGGAAAACGTTGATGGCTTACTTGCGGTTGAAGGAGGCTTCTTCTCTAATTTGACGAGCAAGTTAGTTAATACGGATAATGTCACTTCTGGCGTTGATGTGGAAGTGGGTAAAACTCAAGTCGCAGTGGACTTGAAAGTCATCACCGAGTATGGCAAAAACGTACCGGATATTTATGAGAAAATCAAAGCCGTTATTCTTAAAGAAGTGGCAAATATGACAGATTTAGATGTTGTGGAAGTCAATGTGACTGTGACTGATATCAAAACTAAAGCTGAACAAGAAGATGATGAAGTCACAGTGCAAGACCGTGTTGTAGGTGCTGGACAAAGCACTGGTAAATTCACTTCTAAACAAGTAGACAAAGTGGATGATATGACTCCTGAAAAAGGGCGGGTCGACTAG
- a CDS encoding aldo/keto reductase, with the protein MDNIKLNDGVEIPVLGFGTFLIPADGSTYNAVKEALASGIRHIDTAAAYFNEREVGKAIRDSGITRKEIFVTSKLWIQDFGYEGAKKAIDTSLEKLGLDYMDLYLIHHPYGDVVGAWKAMEEAKNEGKIRSIGVSNMTPKIWKNFVPQFESLPSVNQVEYNPYCQQRELRQLMNEAGVHIQSWGPLGSGNKELLSDSVITKIAHKYNKNSGQIILRFEIQDEIIVFPKSTNPERIKSNMDIFDFELTESEMMLMRGLDKGEGFHDPDAAGVEEMLLSAIDVHKKD; encoded by the coding sequence ATGGATAACATAAAATTAAATGATGGTGTAGAGATTCCAGTTTTAGGCTTTGGAACCTTCTTAATCCCTGCCGATGGCAGCACTTATAACGCAGTAAAAGAAGCTTTGGCATCTGGAATCCGACATATTGATACAGCCGCTGCCTATTTCAACGAGAGAGAAGTAGGTAAAGCAATTAGAGATAGCGGAATAACTAGAAAAGAAATTTTTGTAACAAGTAAATTGTGGATTCAGGACTTTGGCTATGAAGGGGCAAAGAAAGCTATTGATACATCACTTGAAAAGTTAGGATTAGATTACATGGATCTTTACCTGATTCATCATCCTTATGGTGATGTTGTTGGAGCTTGGAAGGCGATGGAAGAAGCGAAAAATGAAGGAAAAATCCGATCGATAGGTGTTAGTAATATGACACCAAAAATTTGGAAAAATTTTGTACCACAGTTTGAATCGTTACCATCTGTCAATCAGGTAGAATATAATCCTTATTGTCAACAAAGAGAATTGCGCCAGTTAATGAATGAAGCAGGAGTACATATTCAAAGTTGGGGACCTTTAGGAAGCGGGAACAAAGAGCTTCTATCGGATTCAGTAATTACCAAAATTGCACATAAGTATAATAAAAATAGTGGCCAAATTATTTTGAGATTTGAAATACAAGATGAGATAATAGTATTTCCGAAATCCACTAATCCGGAACGAATTAAATCTAATATGGATATTTTTGATTTTGAACTCACTGAAAGTGAAATGATGCTGATGCGGGGGTTAGATAAAGGTGAAGGTTTCCACGATCCAGACGCAGCAGGAGTTGAAGAAATGCTACTTTCAGCAATTGATGTACATAAAAAAGACTAA
- a CDS encoding helix-turn-helix domain-containing protein gives MSIKVHIDRMLVEREMSVTELSEKVGITMANISILKNGKAKAIRFSTLEEICKALDCQPKDILEYIED, from the coding sequence ATGTCAATTAAAGTACACATCGATCGAATGTTGGTAGAACGAGAAATGTCAGTGACCGAACTATCGGAAAAAGTAGGTATAACTATGGCTAACATTTCAATTTTAAAAAATGGGAAAGCTAAGGCAATCAGGTTTTCGACTTTGGAAGAGATATGTAAGGCTTTAGATTGCCAACCAAAAGATATTCTAGAGTATATTGAAGATTAA
- a CDS encoding MFS transporter, with protein sequence MKYLKSLENKHIPLMMSPFVSQLGLSVYLIGLNWLIVEATGTTKQLGIIQAISGVAFIITDIFVGVLVDKYNPRRLILLTNLISALVNFGGAIFISSSHPQTLLLIITTFSLNIMLAVNYPSVKALVPNIIKSHKTQRFNALSNTIYGFASILAPLICSIFLSLGKFSFNQFLFVNGFLFLFAALINNRIKPPKISSANIRGKFIENLMEGFRYIRRTRKLILLISAMGVFNLCYSGFLLLIPYLSKNYFRSNINIYSIALLLMSLGGLMGGINLARLTKSISSSKMYLELILFSLILLGVACYFNQYTWLGMMIVFGFVQAQLFGSIPTFIQKETDMKYMGRVFGLAFLAFDGAQPLGNLVFSNFIDALGYKTYVGISVIMLISFMVIFIFDIQYNASNQNDQLDSIEIEVNHLSGGKEKI encoded by the coding sequence TTGAAGTATTTAAAAAGCCTCGAGAATAAACATATTCCTTTAATGATGAGCCCTTTTGTATCACAATTAGGGCTTTCAGTATATTTAATTGGCCTAAATTGGTTAATTGTAGAAGCAACGGGTACAACAAAACAGTTAGGAATTATACAAGCAATAAGTGGTGTCGCTTTTATCATTACTGATATATTCGTCGGAGTATTAGTTGATAAATATAACCCAAGAAGACTTATCCTTCTAACTAATTTAATATCAGCACTTGTTAATTTCGGAGGAGCGATATTTATAAGTTCCAGTCACCCACAAACTTTGCTTTTAATAATAACTACATTTTCTTTAAATATTATGTTGGCAGTTAATTATCCTTCTGTAAAAGCTTTGGTGCCTAATATCATTAAATCACATAAAACCCAAAGATTTAATGCACTCTCTAATACAATTTATGGGTTTGCTAGTATTCTGGCACCGCTGATTTGCAGTATTTTCCTTTCTTTAGGAAAGTTTTCTTTTAATCAATTTTTATTCGTAAATGGGTTTCTTTTTTTATTTGCAGCATTAATAAATAATAGAATTAAACCTCCTAAGATTTCCTCAGCAAATATACGTGGAAAATTTATAGAGAATCTTATGGAAGGGTTTAGGTATATAAGGAGGACTAGAAAGCTTATATTATTAATCTCTGCAATGGGAGTTTTTAATTTATGTTACTCAGGATTTCTATTACTGATTCCCTACTTATCTAAAAACTATTTTCGAAGCAATATTAATATATACAGTATAGCGTTACTTTTGATGTCACTAGGAGGGTTAATGGGAGGAATAAATCTTGCTAGACTAACTAAAAGTATTAGTAGTTCAAAAATGTATTTAGAATTAATACTATTTTCACTAATATTACTCGGAGTAGCGTGTTATTTTAATCAATACACTTGGTTAGGGATGATGATTGTATTTGGATTTGTTCAAGCACAATTATTTGGAAGTATACCGACGTTTATTCAAAAAGAAACGGATATGAAGTATATGGGAAGAGTTTTCGGATTAGCTTTCCTAGCGTTCGATGGCGCACAACCTCTTGGGAATCTAGTATTTTCTAATTTCATAGATGCCCTAGGCTACAAGACTTACGTTGGTATTAGTGTCATAATGCTTATTTCATTTATGGTTATATTTATTTTTGATATACAATATAACGCTTCAAATCAAAATGACCAATTAGATTCTATTGAAATAGAGGTTAATCATTTATCTGGAGGAAAAGAGAAGATATAA
- a CDS encoding hexosyltransferase yields the protein MINNVEVLLVAKDNRLYFFDALTEIDVISGSELKEIATHDKNDTRLLSRYQLIIFMDSGFNPEYARIVKKYSSARLVLFFWNKLTHEKLDLLSDTKKDGIIDDYYSFDPIEAKKYGLYHNSTFYKSCVDLTTQTPQYDLFFGGSNKGRRNIAHVLKEKLGNLGLSLNLFIIEGDEGNKNKGYLPYHQFLDFLSLTNGILEIMQEEQHGLTLRTMEALFFQKKLVTTNLEIKRYYFYHPDNIFILGHDALEGLPAFMNKPHKQLNSNMIRFFEPDLWIQRFFCTEKLEDNYLYFDSLEQK from the coding sequence ATGATTAATAATGTGGAAGTACTGCTAGTCGCAAAAGATAACCGCCTTTATTTTTTTGATGCTCTGACCGAGATAGATGTAATATCAGGAAGTGAGTTAAAAGAGATAGCCACACATGATAAGAATGACACGAGATTACTTTCTCGATACCAGCTCATTATTTTTATGGATAGTGGTTTCAATCCTGAATATGCAAGGATAGTTAAAAAATACTCTTCCGCTCGTTTAGTTCTCTTCTTTTGGAACAAGTTAACCCATGAGAAACTTGATTTATTATCTGACACGAAAAAGGATGGAATCATTGACGATTATTACAGCTTTGATCCCATAGAAGCTAAGAAGTATGGGCTTTATCATAACTCTACTTTTTATAAATCATGTGTGGATTTGACGACGCAAACTCCTCAGTATGATTTATTTTTTGGAGGCAGCAATAAAGGAAGGCGAAATATTGCTCATGTCCTTAAAGAAAAGTTAGGAAATCTAGGGCTTTCGTTAAATCTTTTTATTATTGAAGGGGATGAGGGTAATAAAAATAAGGGCTATTTACCCTACCATCAATTTTTAGATTTTCTATCGCTTACAAATGGAATTTTAGAAATAATGCAGGAAGAGCAACATGGTCTCACATTGCGTACTATGGAGGCATTATTTTTCCAAAAGAAGCTCGTCACTACAAATTTAGAAATCAAACGATACTATTTCTATCATCCTGATAATATCTTTATTTTGGGTCATGATGCTTTAGAGGGTTTACCAGCGTTTATGAATAAACCTCATAAGCAGCTAAATTCCAATATGATTCGATTTTTCGAACCTGACTTATGGATTCAACGCTTCTTCTGTACAGAAAAACTAGAAGATAATTATTTATATTTTGACTCACTTGAACAGAAATGA
- a CDS encoding carboxymuconolactone decarboxylase family protein has translation MAEKQTAGHDQLGYFAPKFAELNDDVLFAQVWTRDSELSPRDRSLITITALIAGANFEQLKFHMSKGKENGLTQLEISESITHLAFYVGWPKAWLAFAIAKEVWK, from the coding sequence ATGGCAGAAAAACAAACTGCTGGCCACGATCAGTTAGGATATTTCGCCCCAAAATTCGCAGAGCTCAATGATGATGTATTATTCGCTCAAGTCTGGACACGTGACAGTGAACTTTCACCTCGCGACCGTAGTCTAATAACAATCACAGCTTTAATAGCTGGCGCTAACTTTGAACAGTTAAAATTTCATATGAGCAAAGGAAAAGAAAATGGTTTGACGCAGTTGGAAATCTCTGAATCCATTACACATCTAGCTTTCTACGTAGGATGGCCAAAAGCTTGGTTGGCCTTCGCCATTGCTAAGGAGGTATGGAAATGA
- a CDS encoding putative quinol monooxygenase: protein MSLIINIIYRGKGDAAQKFAQEMLESGTVAEIRAKSGNLRYDYFQPLDDPEALLLIDAWENQAALDAHHKSHRMNTIAKLRDKYNLRLSVTRLTEYTEDK from the coding sequence ATGAGCTTAATTATTAATATCATTTACCGTGGTAAGGGCGACGCTGCCCAAAAATTTGCTCAAGAAATGCTGGAATCCGGTACGGTAGCTGAAATTCGTGCTAAGTCTGGCAACTTGCGATACGACTACTTTCAACCGCTTGATGATCCAGAAGCTTTGCTTTTGATTGATGCATGGGAAAATCAAGCCGCACTCGATGCCCACCACAAAAGTCACAGGATGAACACGATAGCGAAACTGCGCGATAAATACAACTTGCGACTAAGTGTGACTCGCCTTACAGAATATACAGAGGATAAATGA
- a CDS encoding CorA family divalent cation transporter: MFQYRMLKTDGLDESAIKNLKDKNDDNIIYFYHPTKTFFKHLKQLYKLDIQSLFYDEKEAKYEAKNESGTENIVTLLLLYPKERTDEHIERMVKSLIILKFQTTTFVITEEKEDFLLHFLKDYETKEMTGGESLIGLMNAALEKMSDDARKIRDEITAIETSISNSGPIRPIFNNLLQLKKHLITLTLTYDSDDKLIEFFKREKDLLQLKTNGVNGTIQLEESLDTLKKLVKSYDRYLGHLDVMITNLSSFQLNAIMKTLTEISIVLTVPTIIYGFWGINVKLPFDGMDFGFLLVFGISLIISSTVWFWMKRMKFL; this comes from the coding sequence ATGTTTCAATATAGGATGTTAAAAACTGATGGACTTGATGAAAGTGCTATAAAGAATTTGAAAGATAAAAATGACGATAATATCATCTATTTTTACCATCCAACGAAGACTTTTTTTAAGCACTTAAAGCAACTCTATAAACTTGATATTCAATCATTATTTTATGATGAAAAAGAAGCAAAGTATGAGGCGAAAAATGAATCAGGAACAGAAAATATTGTCACGCTTCTTCTACTCTACCCCAAAGAAAGAACTGACGAACATATTGAACGAATGGTCAAGTCTCTTATTATTCTAAAATTTCAGACCACTACTTTTGTCATTACTGAAGAAAAGGAGGACTTTCTTTTACATTTTCTAAAGGATTATGAAACTAAGGAAATGACAGGCGGGGAGAGTTTAATAGGACTTATGAATGCAGCACTAGAAAAAATGTCCGATGATGCTCGAAAAATAAGAGATGAAATTACAGCAATAGAAACTTCAATTAGTAATTCTGGGCCCATTCGACCTATTTTTAATAATCTTCTTCAGTTAAAAAAACATTTGATTACCCTTACTTTAACTTACGATAGTGATGATAAACTAATCGAATTTTTCAAACGTGAGAAGGACTTACTTCAGCTTAAAACAAATGGTGTAAACGGAACGATACAGCTAGAAGAAAGTTTAGATACTCTGAAAAAACTTGTCAAATCTTATGATAGGTATCTTGGGCATCTTGATGTCATGATTACTAATCTTAGCTCTTTCCAATTGAACGCAATCATGAAAACTTTGACGGAGATTTCTATTGTTCTTACAGTTCCAACCATTATTTATGGTTTCTGGGGTATCAACGTGAAACTTCCATTTGATGGTATGGATTTTGGTTTTCTATTAGTGTTTGGAATCTCGTTAATAATTAGTAGTACTGTATGGTTTTGGATGAAGAGAATGAAATTTTTGTAA
- a CDS encoding TetR/AcrR family transcriptional regulator, with protein sequence MPLDTRQVIIDALFRLAQRSPERTSFTLTEIASEANLSRQAIYQKHYRNVEDIIEDIYSQIATRTREKLTQLPPTPGVSPFKLLADELIPALYEKRDWLRIIYTSSLYTGWFQRLQGNYYHWLKPFVVESCAELQIDSEILLRLLVGYIFDLFVSWLSQPFPLPPEIFKTKFLKLVALSPNDCIGKSYRL encoded by the coding sequence ATGCCCTTAGATACACGTCAAGTCATTATCGATGCCTTGTTTAGATTAGCCCAACGATCTCCTGAAAGAACAAGCTTTACCCTAACAGAAATTGCTTCTGAGGCCAATCTATCTCGTCAAGCAATTTATCAAAAACATTATCGTAATGTAGAGGATATCATTGAAGATATCTATTCACAAATCGCAACACGTACAAGAGAAAAGCTGACACAACTCCCCCCTACACCTGGTGTTTCCCCTTTCAAACTACTAGCGGATGAACTCATTCCTGCACTTTATGAAAAACGAGATTGGTTAAGAATTATCTACACAAGCTCACTCTACACGGGCTGGTTTCAACGGCTACAAGGTAATTATTATCACTGGTTAAAACCTTTTGTGGTCGAGTCTTGTGCTGAACTACAAATAGATTCAGAAATTTTACTTCGTCTGCTTGTAGGTTATATTTTTGATCTCTTTGTATCCTGGCTGAGTCAGCCCTTTCCACTTCCTCCGGAAATTTTTAAAACAAAATTCCTCAAACTTGTTGCATTATCTCCTAATGACTGTATTGGAAAATCTTATCGACTTTGA
- a CDS encoding DUF2273 domain-containing protein, which translates to MEELEKASLPNHRRGGIGGLVAIAFFMRGFWKTILLLIFIMVGDFVALYLQRSGLIEQFKNRK; encoded by the coding sequence ATGGAAGAACTGGAAAAAGCATCGTTACCCAATCATCGGAGGGGGGGAATCGGTGGCTTAGTTGCTATTGCGTTCTTCATGCGTGGATTTTGGAAAACAATTCTGCTCCTTATCTTTATCATGGTAGGCGACTTTGTAGCTCTGTATTTACAAAGGTCAGGATTAATCGAACAATTTAAAAATCGTAAATAA